The proteins below are encoded in one region of Leptotrichia sp. oral taxon 218:
- a CDS encoding DNA-3-methyladenine glycosylase, translating to MIFEEIEKFYKKDTITVAKELLGKILISKSENEIFAGYIVETEAYLGEFDRAAHGYGKKRTPKVEALFEKAGTVYIHSIHSHKMLNIVTCEKGNPQSVLIRAIEPILNVERMEENRGKCGILVSNGPGKFTKAFGIDDRFYKTEIQIVEENMFEIEKFSEKLENKNFKIKYDISKIDEKYLYLDFENAKIPKKIGVSARIGVPNKGVWTEKKLRFFVKGNRFVSGMRKADMKDDVWE from the coding sequence ATGATTTTTGAAGAAATAGAGAAATTTTACAAGAAAGACACGATTACGGTAGCAAAGGAGTTACTTGGGAAAATTTTGATTTCAAAAAGTGAAAATGAGATATTTGCTGGATACATTGTTGAAACAGAGGCGTATTTGGGTGAATTTGACAGAGCGGCTCACGGTTATGGGAAAAAACGGACTCCAAAAGTAGAAGCATTGTTTGAAAAAGCTGGAACTGTTTATATTCACTCGATACACTCTCATAAAATGTTAAATATTGTGACTTGTGAGAAAGGAAATCCGCAAAGTGTGTTAATTAGAGCTATAGAGCCAATTTTGAATGTTGAAAGAATGGAAGAAAATCGTGGAAAATGTGGAATTTTAGTGAGTAATGGTCCAGGAAAATTTACAAAGGCGTTTGGAATTGACGACAGATTTTATAAGACGGAAATTCAGATTGTTGAGGAAAATATGTTTGAAATTGAAAAATTTTCTGAAAAATTAGAGAATAAAAATTTTAAAATTAAATATGATATTTCTAAAATAGATGAGAAATATTTGTATCTTGATTTTGAAAATGCTAAAATTCCTAAGAAAATAGGTGTTTCTGCGAGAATTGGAGTTCCGAATAAAGGTGTTTGGACTGAGAAAAAGTTGAGATTTTTTGTGAAAGGAAATAGGTTTGTTTCGGGGATGAGGAAAGCGGATATGAAAGATGATGTTTGGGAGTGA
- a CDS encoding DKNYY domain-containing protein → MKKNILKVLLFLVLANVGFGDVAQIIGEYYSIDKDKVYYESKILKGANPKTAELIGDNLLKDDKNVYYRGKKIKKLKIKNFEKLGWNYWRNDNEIYYKNRKIILADIVSFKVLNKEYAKDKNSVYSGSRSLGFWKDGKIKDPETFEFLSEKIEYSSFYGKDKYNVYYIEIIQSDCLGTDASISYEIHKIEGINKDKVKFLNKKFIKDDKNIYFKGKILEGADYNTFEVLPNGDGKDKNQSYE, encoded by the coding sequence GTGAAGAAAAATATCTTAAAAGTATTGTTATTTCTAGTTTTGGCAAATGTGGGATTTGGAGATGTTGCACAAATTATAGGAGAATATTATTCGATAGATAAAGATAAGGTTTATTATGAAAGTAAAATTTTAAAAGGAGCAAATCCGAAAACTGCTGAGTTGATAGGAGATAATCTTTTGAAAGATGATAAGAATGTTTATTATAGGGGTAAAAAAATAAAAAAATTAAAAATTAAAAATTTTGAGAAATTGGGATGGAATTATTGGAGAAATGATAACGAAATTTATTATAAAAATAGAAAAATAATTCTTGCTGATATTGTAAGTTTTAAAGTTTTAAATAAAGAATATGCAAAAGATAAAAATAGTGTTTATAGTGGGAGTCGTAGTTTAGGATTTTGGAAGGATGGAAAAATTAAAGATCCTGAAACATTTGAATTTTTATCAGAAAAAATAGAATACAGTTCGTTTTATGGGAAAGATAAATATAATGTGTATTATATAGAAATAATACAATCAGACTGTCTTGGTACAGATGCAAGTATAAGTTACGAAATTCATAAAATAGAAGGAATTAATAAGGATAAAGTCAAATTCTTGAATAAAAAATTTATAAAAGACGATAAAAACATTTATTTTAAGGGAAAAATTTTAGAAGGTGCGGATTATAATACATTTGAAGTGCTTCCTAATGGAGATGGAAAAGATAAAAATCAAAGTTATGAATAA
- a CDS encoding endonuclease/exonuclease/phosphatase family protein: protein MEFRIITYNIFGARLTNGRELARSLKKYNPDFIGLQEVDRNTKRSKFRDIVQEMAQELGYHYHYFQKTMDFDKGEFGIAFISKYDVKNIYIHQLPGKSKEKRQVLAARLNTSKFKKKILVVNTHLDNSLDNKNEELDDLFTAIEGFKGDVKFLCGDFNLLPTTEYYAKIRKDWNDSYFEGKDLENNNNSENRELETARIDYVMVKKGADYKVKKSFYINDDSRDWTKLSDHLPYMAVFEVE from the coding sequence ATGGAATTTAGAATTATAACATACAATATTTTTGGGGCAAGACTTACCAATGGAAGGGAACTTGCTCGGAGCTTAAAAAAGTATAATCCAGATTTTATCGGACTTCAGGAAGTTGATAGAAATACAAAAAGAAGCAAATTTCGGGATATTGTACAGGAAATGGCACAGGAATTGGGTTATCATTATCATTATTTTCAGAAAACAATGGATTTTGATAAAGGTGAGTTTGGAATTGCGTTTATTTCAAAGTATGATGTGAAAAATATTTACATTCATCAGTTACCTGGAAAAAGCAAGGAAAAAAGGCAAGTTTTGGCGGCTAGATTGAATACTTCAAAATTTAAAAAGAAAATTTTAGTTGTGAATACACATCTTGATAACAGTTTGGACAATAAAAATGAGGAATTGGATGATTTGTTTACTGCAATTGAGGGATTTAAGGGCGATGTGAAGTTTTTGTGTGGAGATTTTAATCTTTTACCAACGACAGAATATTATGCGAAAATTAGGAAAGATTGGAATGACAGCTATTTTGAGGGTAAAGATTTGGAAAATAATAATAACTCAGAAAATAGGGAACTTGAAACGGCTAGAATTGATTATGTGATGGTGAAAAAGGGTGCAGATTACAAAGTGAAAAAGAGTTTTTATATTAATGATGATTCAAGGGATTGGACTAAGTTGTCGGATCATTTGCCGTATATGGCGGTTTTTGAGGTGGAGTAA